Within Schaalia sp. HMT-172, the genomic segment CCGCCCGAGCGCATCACGGTGTCGATGCCCATCATGCGTGCGTGCGGTGAGGTGTGGCTGACGACTGCGGGTTCCGCGAAGGCGGATGCCCTCGGACGAGCCTTCGCAGGTGCGTCGCCGTTTGACCTTCCCGTCGCGGGTATCCTCTCCCCCTCGACTCGCGTTTACCTCGACGAGACTGCAGCCGCGCGGATTGCGTAGGACTGACGTTGATGTCTACGGCATGAATCGGGGGCGGCAGTTGCCGCCCCCGATTGTTCTGTCTTCGGTGGTTGTCACCAGCCTCGCTCAGGTCACGTGGTGTACACGCCACTCAGCGAAGAACCGCTAGAGCGTAGATGGCGACCGTCGCCAGCGCCCATAGCCCCATAATGACCGCATAGGGCCACCAGTACTTGCGGGAGATAGCGATGAATTCCCGGATAAAAGCCGTCGAGAAATAGTAGAAGGCGGTCTTGGACCCTAAGCCATCCGCGTTGAAGCCGACTGCTCGAGCGTACATCGCAGGACGGAATACGTGGTAGTCGCTCGTGACCAGTACCGACCGGGGACTATCCTCCTCGGTAAGGCCTGCGATCAGGTCACGCGAATTGATCAGGTTCTCCCACGTGGTCGTCGACGCGTCTTCCAAAACGATCTGCGAATCCGGGACCCCGAGCGAACGCAGGTAGCGGGCCATGGCCTCGGCCTCAGAAATCACCTCGTCGGCGCCCTGACCGCCCGATGGCACGAGGGTGGCCTGTCTGCCCTGCGCAACCCATAGGTCGTAGGCCCGATCAACGCGGGCGCGTAGAAGAGGGGTCAGCTCCTCTCCCATAAGCCCCGCACCGTGGATGACAATGAAGTCATAGCGGCTCTTCCTGGGCAACGCACGATAGAACCAGGAGTACAACAGGAGTGCTGTGCATGAGAGGAAAACCAAACGCCGCACACCGTTAGCGCGGCCACCAAGCCCGGTACCACTGCGGGTAAGCCGGCGAGCAGCGCTGCGGGAAGCGCGACAAACCAGGCGACGATAGTGCACGCAAACAGGAGCGGAAGCGCGAGTGACAGAGAGAAGCCCTCGCGGCGAACCAACGAGATCTCATTGATAAACAAGAAGACGATCGTGATGAATGGACTCAGCATCAACACGAGAGCAATCGGCAGGGACATCCACCACTGATCCAGCTGAAGCAATGCCGCTGCGAGCGCCGACGCGCACAGGAAGAACAAGAAATAGGCATGACGAAAACGACGTGGCTCGATGCACTACGACCACAAGAAAATGGCTCCCCACACGAGGGTGGGGAGCCCTAGGACGACGTCGATCCTGACGGATCAGGAGCCGAACTTAACCAGAAGCGCGTAGCAGATGATGCAGATGACCCAGACCAGCAGGGTGCCCAGCGTGATGCGGTTCAGGTTACGCTCAGCGACGCCCGAAGAGCCCGCGGAAGAAGAGATGCCGCCACCGAACATGTCCGACAGGCCACCGCCCTGTCCCTTGTGCATCAGAATGGTCAGGGTCAGCAGGATGCTGGTCAGGTAGATCAGCACGGTCAGCACGTTGTTCAGAATCGTCACAGTCGGTCCAGTCTCTATCACGTTCACGCCCAATGCCGGGCACATACATGCTAAGTGTAACGGAGAATGACGGTGGGGCCAACCGGCACACCGGTTGGCCCCACCTCGCATCCGCTCCGACCCGGCCTAAGTGGCTGGGCGGGGCTGGCGCGTGATGTCTACTCAGGCGTAGAACGTCGCCATGGCGGCGAAGGAATCGGCCTTGAGGGAGGCGCCGCCGACGAGACCGCCGTCGACGTCGGGCTGGGCCATGAGCTCCTTGATGTTGCCGGGCTTAGCGGATCCACCGTAGAGGATGCGGGTGGCCTCGGCGGTCTCGGCGCCGAAGTCCTCGGCCAGGGCGGCGCGGATGGCGCCACACACTTCCTGGGCGTCCTCAGCGGATGCGGTCTCGCCGGTGCCAATGGCCCAGATGGGCTCGTAGGCGATGACGATCTTGGCGACCTCTTCGGCCTTCCAGCCGGCCAGGGCGGCGCGGATCTGGCCAAGGACGAACTCGACGTAGGTTCCGGCCTTGCGGACCTCAAGGGCCTCACCGCAGCACAGAATCGGGGTCATGCCAGCGTCGAAGACCTTGCGGGCCTTGGCGCCGACGAGCTCGTCGGACTCGCCGTGGTACTCGCGGCGCTCGGAGTGGCCCATGACCACGTAGGTGACGCCGAGCTTGGTGAGCATCTCGGTGGAGATTTCACCGGTGTAGGCGCCGTTGTCGTGGATGGAGACGTCCTGGGCACCGTACTTGATGCGCAGGTCGTCGGCGTCAACGATGGTCTGGACGGTGCGGATGTCGGTGAACGGCGGGATAACCAGGACCTCGCACTTGGAGTAGTCGTGTCCCGCGTCGGACAGCGCCATCGCCAGGCCCTGGACGAGGTGGTTGGCCTCGAGGTGATCGAGGTTCATCTTCCAGTTGCCGGCCATGAGGGGGGTACGTGCCATGAGTCAGTCCTCCAGAACTGCGATACCGGGCAGAACCTTGCCCTCGAGGAGCTCGAGGGAGGCGCCGCCGCCAGTGGAAATGTGGGAGAAGGTGTTCTCGTCGAAGCCGAGCAGGCGCACGGCCGCGGCGGAGTCGCCACCGCCGATAACGGAGAACATGGAGCCCGTGGACAGGGCTTCGGCGACGGCGCGAGTGCCGCCGGCGAACGCGTCGAACTCGAAGACGCCCATGGGACCGTTCCAGGCCACGGTCTTGGCGGTGGCCAGCTTGTCGGCGAAGAGCTTCTGCGACTCAGGGCCGATGTCGAGGCCCATCTGGTCCTCGGGGATGGCGTCGACCGTGACGACGGTCGCGGGCGCGTCGGCCGCGAACTCGGGGGCGACGATGACGTCAACGGGCAGGACCAGGTCGACGCCGCGCTCGGCGGCCTCAGCGATGTAGCCCTTAACGGTGTCGATCTGATCGACCTCGAGCAGGGACTTGCCCACGGAGTAGCCCTGAGCGGCCAGGAAAGTGAAGACCATGCCGCCGCCGATGAACAGCATGTCGGCCTTCTTCAGCAGGTTGGCGATGACGCCGAGCTTGTCGGAGACCTTGGAGCCGCCGAGGACGACGCCGTAGGGACGCTCGGGGTCGCCGGTGACCTTGGACAGGGACTCGATCTCCTTGAGCACGAGCAGGCCGGCGGCCGAGGGCAGCACCTTGGCGATGTCGTAGACGGAGGCCTGCTTGCGGTGGACCACGCCGAAGCCGTCGGAGACGAAGGCGTCGCCGAGCTTGGCGTACTCGCGGGCGAGCTCTTCGCGCTCCTCGTCAACCTTAGAGGTCTCGCGGGGGTCGAAGCGAACGTTCTCGAGCAGGGCGATCTCGCCCTCGCCCAGGTCGGCAACGGTCTGGGCGGCGGAGGGGCCAACGACGTCGGAGGCCAGGGTGACCTTCACGCCGGAGAGTTCAGCAAGGCGCTTGGCGACGGGGGCCAGCGAGAAGGCGGGATCGACCTTGCCCTTGGGGCGGCCGAGGTGGGCCATGATGACAACCTTGGCACCGGCGTCGGTGAGGGTCTTGAGGGTCGGCAGCGCCGCGCGGATACGGCCGTCGTCGGTGATGACGCCGTCCTTGAGCGGAACGTTGAAGTCGGAGCGGACGAGGACGCGCTTGCCGCGCAGGTCGCCCAGGGTGGAGATGGTCCTCACGAGGAGTCCTTTCGGTCTGAAGGCGGTGATGATGTACGAGATGCCCGTGCACGCGCGTGCACGGGCATCTCGCTGATCAGCTCATGGCTGGTGTTTCAGCTGTGTGCTCAGGCGAGCTTGGAGCCGACGAGGGCGGTGAGGCGAACGAGAGCGTTCGAGTAGCCCCACTCGTTGTCGTACCAGGACAGGACCTTGACGAGGTTGCCGATGACCTTGGTCTCGGTGGCGTCGAAGATCGAGGTGTGCGGGTCGCCCACGATGTCGGAGGAAACGATCGGATCCTCGGTGTACTCGAGAACACCCTTGAGCTCACCCTCAGCGGCGGCCTTCACGGCAGCCTTGACGGCCTCGACGGAGACCTCCTTCTTCGCGATGAAGGTGAGGTCGGTCAGGGAGCCGGTCGGGGTGGGGACGCGGACGGCGAGGCCGTCGAACTTGCCCTCGAGCTCGGGCAGGACCAGGGCGACAGCCTGGGCAGCACCGGTCTTGGTGGGGATCATGTTCAGGGCCGCGGCGCGGGCGCGACGCAGATCCTTGTGGGGGGCGTCGAGGACGCGCTGATCGCCCGTGTAGGAGTGGATGGTGGTCATGATGCCGCGCTCGATGCCGAAGTTCTCCTCGAGAACCTTGGCCAGGGGGGCGAGGCAGTTGGTCGTGCAGGAAGCGTTCGACACGATGTTCATCGTGGCGCCGTCGTACTTGTCCTCGTTCACGCCCATGACGAAGGTGCCGTCGACGTTCTTCGCGGGAGCGGAGATGACGACCTTCTTGGCACCGCCGTCCAGGTGAGCCTTGGCCTTCTCGCCATCGGTGAAGAAGCCCGTGGACTCGACGACAACCTCAACGCCGAGCTCGCCCCAGGGCAGATCGGCGGGGTTACGCTGTGCGAGCACCTTGATGTGCTTGCCGTTGACGATGATGCCCTCGTCATCGTAGGACACCTCACCCTGGAAGCGACCCGTGATCGAGTCGTACTTCAGCAGGTGAGCAAGGGTCTTGTTGTCGGTCAGGTCGTTAACGGCGACGACCTCAATGTCCGCGCCCTGCTCGAGAGCTGCGCGGAAGAAGTTACGGCCGATGCGGCCGAAGCCGTTGATGCCAACGCGGGTGGTCACTATGGTTCCTCCTGCTCGTGCCCTCACAGGGCACGGTTTTCGATGCAACCGGGCGTGCGGGTTGCCAGCCCGGCCCGCAGATTTCTGCGGTTCCAGCAGTTCCTAATCTACACCCGAAAGCGGACTCTGTCACAATCCAATTTCGAAATTTGCACGTGGGGTAATTCTCGTTTGGACCGGGACGAACGTAACAGGGGAGGAAGTCAGTCCTCTTCGAGCATGTCGAGAGTGAGGGCGGATTCGGTGTCCGGTATGCCGCGTTCGTGCGCGACCTTGTCCGCCAGGGCCAGGAGTCGGCGGATGCGTCCGGCGACGGCGTCCTTCGTGAGCGGCGGATTCGTGTGTTTGCCGAGCTCTTCCAGAGATGCCTGCTTGTATTGCAGACGGAGCGTGCCGGCCTCAAGCAGGTGTGCGGGCACGTCGTCACCGAGGATCTCGAAGGCGCGTTCGACGCGGGCACCCGCGGCGACGGCGGCGCGCGCGGAGCGCCGCAGGTTGGCATCGTCAAAGTTGGCCAACCGGTTTGCGCTGCCGCGGGCCTCGCGGCGTTCGCGGCGCTCCTGCCACGCCTCGAAGGTCTGGGGCGCGCCCATGGCGGCGATGAGGGTGCCGATGGCGTCGGAGTCACGCACGGACACGCGGTCGGCGCCTCGCACTTCCTTGGAGCGGGCCGCCGCTCCAAGCTTGCGTGCGCAGCCGACCATGGCCAGGGCGACCTCGGGGCCGGGGCAGGTGATCTCGAGAGAGGAGGAGCGACCGGGTTCCATGAGGGAGCCGCGTGCTAAGAAGGCTCCACGCCAGATAGCGGCGGCTTCGGCGCTTCCCGACGCGACGAGCACGGGGGGAAGCCCGCGCACGGGGCGGCGCATCGAGTCGACGAGACCGGTCAGTCGCGCGAGCTCGTCAGCCTTGTGGACGACGCGCACGACGTAGCGCTTGCCCCGGCGCAGGGAGGAGCCGGAGACGACGACCACGGAAGATTCGGCGTTGTACAGAGCCTGAAGGTAGGTGCGCAGCCTGCGCGCGGCGACGGGCGAGTCGAGCTCGGCCTCAACGAGGATGCGCCCACCGACGAGGTGGAGTCCGCCCGCGAAGCGCAGCGTCGCGCTTACCTCGGCGGCCACCTCGGAGGGGGTGGTGATGACGGCGCGCGCGAGCTCGTCCTTCATGTCTGATGTCAGCGACACGGATTCTCCCTATGGTGTCTGTTGTTTGTCAGCGGGCAACAGGTTCTAAGGTAACCACGTTTCGGCCTGGCCGACCTCCCCGAGGAAGCCGTCGAATGCGTCACGTAGGGCTGCGGCGAGGCGCAGCGGGTCGTGGTGGGGCGCCCCGTCGCCGGTGCGCACCTGGCGCAGCAGGACGCGAGCGCCCAGCTCCTCGGCGGCGACGATCAGGTCGTCGATGTCGTCGCAGGCGGTGGGGTCGGCGACGACGACGTCGAGTTTGAGCGCGGGCGCGTACTCGCGCAGCACCCGCACGTGATCGGCCGTCGACATCGTGTCGGTTTCGCCGCGCTGGCGGGCGAGGTTGAGCACGAGAGCACGGTGGGCGTCGGTCGTGGCCAGCGCTCGGTTGATCTCGGGAACCAGCAGGTGCGGGATAACGGAGGTGTACCAGGAGCCGGGGCCCAGGACGACCCAGTCGGCCTCAGAGATGGCCTCGATGACGGCGCCGGGCACCGCGGGAGCCTCGGGGGTGATGCGCACGTGCTCGACGGTGCCGGGCGCGACCGCGACTTTGGACTGGCCGGCGACGACGTAGCGGCGCCCGCCGTCGTTCATGTCGGCTTCGATGTCGATCGGGGTGGTCGACATGGGCAGGACGCGTCCCTGAGCCCCGAGGAGTCGGCCGACCCAGTCGAGGCCCTCGACGGGATCGTCGAGGAGCTGCCAGAGGCCGGAGATCAACAGGTTACCGAGGGCGTGCCCGTTGAGCGGGCCGGTCGTGTCCAGGCGCAGCTGCATGACGTCGCGCCATGTCAGGCCCCATTCGGATTCCTCACACAGGGACGCCAGCGCCATGCGCAGGTCGCCGGGCGGCAGGATCGGCATTTCCTGGCGGAGGCGGCCGGAGCTGCCGCCGTCGTCGGCGACTGTGACGACGGCGGTCAGGGCGCGGGTGATGTGGCGAAGGGCCCGCAGGGTCGCGGACAGGCCGTGTCCGCCTCCGAGGGCGACGATGGACTGGCCGGATTCTCCTCGTTGGACCCAGCCAGCTGCATCAAGGTAGGGCATTACTCTCTCCCAATGTCGCGGTGCATGACGCGCACCGAATGTCCGTGCTCGCGCAAGCGAGCGGCGATGGCCTCGGAGCATGCGACGGAGCGGTGCTTTCCGCCCGTGCAGCCGACGGCGATCGTGACGAATGGCTTCAATTCTGCCAGATAGCCGGCGAGCATGGGGGCCAACAAGTCGGCATAGCCGAGAGCGAATTCGCGGGCACCGGGCTGGGAGAGGACGTAGTCGGCGACGGCCTGGTCTTTTCCGGTGAGGTGACGCAGTTCGTCGACCCAGTAGGGGTTCTTCAGGAAGCGGACGTCGACGACGTGATCGGCGTCGAGGGGCAGCCCGTGCTTGAAACCGAAGGACTCGACGGTGACCTGCAGGGGGCGCTTCTCCCCCGCCACGATGTCTCGGATGCGTCGGGTGAGGTCGTGCACGCTCATGGCGGAGGTGTCGATGACCTCGTCGGCGGCGCGGCGCAGCGGGGCAAGCAGACGAATCTCTGCCTTGATGCCGTCCATGAGGGTGCCCGCCCCCTGGAGGGGGTGGGGGCGCCGGTTGGACTCGTAGCGTCGCACAAGGGCCTGGGGGCTTGCCTCCAGGAAGATGATGCGGTAGGCGATGCCGGCTCCCTTGAGTTGTTCGAGGGTCGCGTCCAGCGTGCGGAAGAAGGTGCGAGAACGCACGTCGACGCCGACGGCCAGGCGGTGTACGCCGGCAGCGGGGTCGTTGGACATCATGCCGACCAGGGCGGGCAGCATCGACGGGGGCAGGTTGTCCACGACGTACCAGTCGAGGTCTTCGAGGGCTCGCGCGGCGCCCGTGCGGCCCGCTCCCGAGTAGCCGGTGATGATGAGGACTTCGTTAGAGGCGCGGGGCTCGTACTTGACACGCATCATGTCGCGCACGGGGATGCCCTCGGGGAAGGTGCGCGGGTTTTCCTCCCTCGCGGACGAGGCCGGGGCGTCCGCGGCGCGTGGCGCTTCCTGGGGTGCGTGATCGGTCATGGTGTCCTCCTTGGGGGCGGGGTAGGCGTGTGCGGGGGCGTGCTATGCGCTGGGGCGCGCAGCGTCGTCGATCATGATGGCGGCTGCTGCGCGTCGGGCGATGACGCGCGATTCCTTGGGGGTGGTGGCGGTGGCGGCGACCACGCCGACGCGGCGCCCAGCGCGGCTGATCGGCTTGCCGAAGAGGCGCACGATGTCGGCGGTGGCCAACGCGGTGGCGACGCCACGGTAGGCCGGGGATGCGATGGCGCGCGCGGACTTGATGACGGCGGAGGCGCCGGGGCTGGCCAGGGCTGTGGAGGTGGGCAGGCCGAGGATGGCGCGCGCGTGGAGCTCAAACTCGGACTGGGGCTGGGTCACCATGGTGACCATGCCGGTGTCGTGGGGGCGAGGCGAGAGCTCGGAGAACCACACCTGGTCGCCACGCACGAAGAACTCGACGCCGAAGATGCCCAGGCACGGGCCGTTTCCGTGCTCGGCGAGGGCGTCGGTGACCTCCTTGGCCATGTGCCGGGCGGAGGCGAGCGCCTCCTCGCTCATCGCCATCGGCTGCCAGGACTCGACGTAGTCGCCGTCTTCCTGGCGGTGGCCGATGGGCTCGCAGAAGGAGGTGTGGACGCTGGAGCTTGCTGCGTCCCATGAGCGCACGGTGAGCAGGGTGATCTCGTAGTCGAAGTCGATGCCCTCCTCGACGATGA encodes:
- a CDS encoding YdcF family protein, translated to MGEELTPLLRARVDRAYDLWVAQGRQATLVPSGGQGADEVISEAEAMARYLRSLGVPDSQIVLEDASTTTWENLINSRDLIAGLTEEDSPRSVLVTSDYHVFRPAMYARAVGFNADGLGSKTAFYYFSTAFIREFIAISRKYWWPYAVIMGLWALATVAIYALAVLR
- the secG gene encoding preprotein translocase subunit SecG, which encodes MTILNNVLTVLIYLTSILLTLTILMHKGQGGGLSDMFGGGISSSAGSSGVAERNLNRITLGTLLVWVICIICYALLVKFGS
- the tpiA gene encoding triose-phosphate isomerase gives rise to the protein MARTPLMAGNWKMNLDHLEANHLVQGLAMALSDAGHDYSKCEVLVIPPFTDIRTVQTIVDADDLRIKYGAQDVSIHDNGAYTGEISTEMLTKLGVTYVVMGHSERREYHGESDELVGAKARKVFDAGMTPILCCGEALEVRKAGTYVEFVLGQIRAALAGWKAEEVAKIVIAYEPIWAIGTGETASAEDAQEVCGAIRAALAEDFGAETAEATRILYGGSAKPGNIKELMAQPDVDGGLVGGASLKADSFAAMATFYA
- the pgk gene encoding phosphoglycerate kinase, producing MRTISTLGDLRGKRVLVRSDFNVPLKDGVITDDGRIRAALPTLKTLTDAGAKVVIMAHLGRPKGKVDPAFSLAPVAKRLAELSGVKVTLASDVVGPSAAQTVADLGEGEIALLENVRFDPRETSKVDEEREELAREYAKLGDAFVSDGFGVVHRKQASVYDIAKVLPSAAGLLVLKEIESLSKVTGDPERPYGVVLGGSKVSDKLGVIANLLKKADMLFIGGGMVFTFLAAQGYSVGKSLLEVDQIDTVKGYIAEAAERGVDLVLPVDVIVAPEFAADAPATVVTVDAIPEDQMGLDIGPESQKLFADKLATAKTVAWNGPMGVFEFDAFAGGTRAVAEALSTGSMFSVIGGGDSAAAVRLLGFDENTFSHISTGGGASLELLEGKVLPGIAVLED
- the gap gene encoding type I glyceraldehyde-3-phosphate dehydrogenase — protein: MTTRVGINGFGRIGRNFFRAALEQGADIEVVAVNDLTDNKTLAHLLKYDSITGRFQGEVSYDDEGIIVNGKHIKVLAQRNPADLPWGELGVEVVVESTGFFTDGEKAKAHLDGGAKKVVISAPAKNVDGTFVMGVNEDKYDGATMNIVSNASCTTNCLAPLAKVLEENFGIERGIMTTIHSYTGDQRVLDAPHKDLRRARAAALNMIPTKTGAAQAVALVLPELEGKFDGLAVRVPTPTGSLTDLTFIAKKEVSVEAVKAAVKAAAEGELKGVLEYTEDPIVSSDIVGDPHTSIFDATETKVIGNLVKVLSWYDNEWGYSNALVRLTALVGSKLA
- the whiA gene encoding DNA-binding protein WhiA — translated: MSLTSDMKDELARAVITTPSEVAAEVSATLRFAGGLHLVGGRILVEAELDSPVAARRLRTYLQALYNAESSVVVVSGSSLRRGKRYVVRVVHKADELARLTGLVDSMRRPVRGLPPVLVASGSAEAAAIWRGAFLARGSLMEPGRSSSLEITCPGPEVALAMVGCARKLGAAARSKEVRGADRVSVRDSDAIGTLIAAMGAPQTFEAWQERRERREARGSANRLANFDDANLRRSARAAVAAGARVERAFEILGDDVPAHLLEAGTLRLQYKQASLEELGKHTNPPLTKDAVAGRIRRLLALADKVAHERGIPDTESALTLDMLEED
- the yvcK gene encoding uridine diphosphate-N-acetylglucosamine-binding protein YvcK; translation: MPYLDAAGWVQRGESGQSIVALGGGHGLSATLRALRHITRALTAVVTVADDGGSSGRLRQEMPILPPGDLRMALASLCEESEWGLTWRDVMQLRLDTTGPLNGHALGNLLISGLWQLLDDPVEGLDWVGRLLGAQGRVLPMSTTPIDIEADMNDGGRRYVVAGQSKVAVAPGTVEHVRITPEAPAVPGAVIEAISEADWVVLGPGSWYTSVIPHLLVPEINRALATTDAHRALVLNLARQRGETDTMSTADHVRVLREYAPALKLDVVVADPTACDDIDDLIVAAEELGARVLLRQVRTGDGAPHHDPLRLAAALRDAFDGFLGEVGQAETWLP
- the rapZ gene encoding RNase adapter RapZ; protein product: MTDHAPQEAPRAADAPASSAREENPRTFPEGIPVRDMMRVKYEPRASNEVLIITGYSGAGRTGAARALEDLDWYVVDNLPPSMLPALVGMMSNDPAAGVHRLAVGVDVRSRTFFRTLDATLEQLKGAGIAYRIIFLEASPQALVRRYESNRRPHPLQGAGTLMDGIKAEIRLLAPLRRAADEVIDTSAMSVHDLTRRIRDIVAGEKRPLQVTVESFGFKHGLPLDADHVVDVRFLKNPYWVDELRHLTGKDQAVADYVLSQPGAREFALGYADLLAPMLAGYLAELKPFVTIAVGCTGGKHRSVACSEAIAARLREHGHSVRVMHRDIGRE
- the purT gene encoding formate-dependent phosphoribosylglycinamide formyltransferase, with protein sequence MTTMLPMPLPARVLLLGSGELGKEVTIALKRYGCTVIAADSYEGAPAMQVADSSLVFDMSDPNALREVLDGVDVDLIVPEVEAIATDELSAAEERGVRVVPNAFAVQATMDRQRIRTLAAALPGVRTSAFRFARSEAELEEALDEVGYPAFVKPTMSSSGHGQSRVSRPEQARAAWTHAEEDARATTGVVIVEEGIDFDYEITLLTVRSWDAASSSVHTSFCEPIGHRQEDGDYVESWQPMAMSEEALASARHMAKEVTDALAEHGNGPCLGIFGVEFFVRGDQVWFSELSPRPHDTGMVTMVTQPQSEFELHARAILGLPTSTALASPGASAVIKSARAIASPAYRGVATALATADIVRLFGKPISRAGRRVGVVAATATTPKESRVIARRAAAAIMIDDAARPSA